Sequence from the Montipora foliosa isolate CH-2021 chromosome 12, ASM3666993v2, whole genome shotgun sequence genome:
TCAAGAATAGTGTTATGCAAAACAGAATattcaaaaaacttttttagAACTCAGAGAAAAGACAAGAGTATTTGAAACTTACCCTTGTTAGCCATTTTGTCCCTTCCCCAGCCGACTTATGGCATAATGTGACATCATTCGTCTGACAATTTTCTATCATTTTCCAATAGCTTTTTTCTGAAGGTTGCTTTTTTTTACATGTACGGAATGGTTACTTAGATTTACTTGGTAAATGATTATAACACAatcaaaatttgagaaatttggaATGAATAAAAATACTTATTACGAACCGTTTTTCTTCAGTTCAGGGGCCAGGCCTTCTTTTCTTGACTTGGCTTGTCCTGTTGATGTCTCATTGACGTCAACACATAAAAGAATATCAAAAGTACCTGTAAAAACACAGTTATGTGttgaaaattattttacatTAAAATTTGCAAACACATGAGATATAAGCACTTGATGCAATGAAAAAGCAAAAAGGAAGGGATTAGAGTCAATGACAAGTCCCTATTTGAAACTACATGTTTGAGTCAATTCGCACCTGGCCTTAGGACGAACTCTGGGGAGGCACAGACACTGTCTTCTTCAATAATTCTAACCAATGAAAAATATATTCAATCACTAAAATGTCAactataattattgttaagtcctggtaattaattaaaataaagatattCATACTATTTGCTCAACATAGAGATGAGTTTTAAAGTAAAGTCAAAATAAAACCATCAACATTATTTAACTTAAGAAGCCATGTGAGTCCTAAAAGCAGCTTCCAAGATGACCAGGTTTAAAGGCAAAAGAGATGCTGCATTGCACTGCAGGTAAGCAGTCACTCTTGAAATCCTGGGCGCATGTCAAATGAAaagatgaaaatgaaatgaaatgaataattgaatgaaataaaagcaCCTTagcatggggggggggggggggtgcaggGCTGGcctagtggtgagagcactcacctcccaccgatgtggcccaggttcgattcccatacTGGGCATCGTATGTGGGTCAGTGAGTTTGCGGTTCTCTACTCctctccgagaggtttttcgctgggtactccggtttgcccctctcctcaaaaaccagcatttgatttGCATGCtaaaatttgttgattttagtttacagtgtcccaaattagtgcCCTGGCACAAGAAACTTAAATaacagttcctttccttttctgtttttttccccCAATAAATTTAAATCATTCCCTGTCTATACTTCTGTCGGCTCCTGTGCAGGCATTTGTACTACTCTGCAGACTCACCTTTTGGGTTcaacattgtttttttctctttctttaacCTTGGTAAAATTGGCCGACCTTTCTACATGTATCTCTTGTTTATGGGGGTCACTTAGTTTGGCAATGTCCACACAAATATCCCATTCTGGCTTGTTATTTTCCCATGTGGATGGGTTAACTGAACTGAAAGTGAAGTTCTTTTCACTGCAGCCTGGTGGGGACGGACCCCTAAGTCTTGGGTTTGAAGTATTTGATGTTGATGTCAAACTGTCAGATCGTGTAACATTCTCAAGCTTTGCCACTAACACACAGCCAGCATCTGTCAATGTATACCTGAATAAAGCAAATAAAGATGAAGCTTAAAAAAACTATAGAAAccgataaaaattaataattaaattcaGTCACTTTGGACCAAAGCAAGTCTTCACTAGGCCAATATGGCCTCAAGTATTTAAAATTACGTacaatagaccgaatgcataaatggcggccaaaaatgtattcttttgtttatgtgctaattagactcactagcctcgctctcaagcaacatttcttttgtattttgtacatgcaaacgaggctagtgagtccaattagcacataaacacaaggatatttttttggctgccatttatgcatttggtctATATACCTGATGCAGGTCTGATGCATGTGCATGTCTTGTAGTAACAAGAGATTAGAGGTATTAAATAACATTTATTACTATACCTAGCAGGATTGTTGGTCTTCAGAATAAGTCCTTTCTTTGTCAAAGTAGACATTGAAGACCAAGCTGTATAATGACTTCCTGGATCAGGCTGCAGTGAAAAGAATCAGTTAAAAAAGGAGTGAATTACAGCTAATAACTGATTTAAACATTGTCCATTATTTAAAGCATTTTAAAAGCTTGTGGGGCTTTATAATATCATTCAAatcaacatacatgtaataacCAGTTGCTGCTTACAGAGTGTATAGGGGTGGATTGGAACCAGAATTACAGGCATGCCAATCGAGGGCCTGCCAATTTCTGATACAGGTGTGCAATACAAACAATCACCTCTCAAATATTTTAGTTCAACAGAAAAATATGGATCTCACCCCAGTTGTTACCTAGTGGATAAGTAGGTAACTAccacaatattaaaaatatactTCATGTTGAACGCCAAAGTTTTTGTAAATGATTTTACTTAGATGTGATTGGAGTGTGCATAATCACAGTTACACAAGAAAATACTGAAATCTCCTATAGACTGAAACCATTCAATTGTAGCTTTTCCAAAGGATAAAGTTGTCCTGCTTCTGAACAAATGGGGCACAGATGTTATGTTGAATTCTCCAGTGTGGTGTCAATATAACAAGTTTCTCAAATTTAATCACATGTACTTTGTCTGATACATGACTCATAAATGGCACTAATGCCAAAATTAATCCAAATTGAGATTGAGACATCAGAATTTGTTTGAACTGGACTCTGCATTCATTAGGTAAACATAATCAGAAAAAAGTAAACACAAAAAGAGAACAGATTAATAATGCTTAAAATTTTCAGCCAAGAGAAAATTAAACCAATAGATATCAATAAGTAAAAAAAGTCTCGGCATAGCTACAATCTTACTATAATATTGCATACAGTCCTTCACTGATAACTTAAAGGAGAACtggccctagttgttcaaacaatggatagcgctatccagcgaataaatcactatccagcaaataaacaccagcaaaactgactgagttatccagtggacagtgatttatccggcagatagcACTATCcctcgtttgaacaactggggcctgaaggccaaaatcagcaatttttccaacattgtttttgaaaagcttAACATAAATAAAGTTAACTGTGTGGGGTCATTTCTTctagttttctgttttttgcgagaaaattaaGTTCGAAGTTGGGGTTTTTCTGCTGTTTCTGCCTGGGGAACAAAGATTTTGTAACGAAGAGAAACAAGTGCTGCTGTggattttttctttgttgttttgctgtttctttgTGGACTCAATATTCACAACAAACATCAGACAAAAACACTGCTTCTATATGGGGCGCTTTTGCATgtcataagctgcaaaaatggcCCCTTACTCCTCCACTCTGAGCCGCAATGCTGATCGCCCAAAATCGGAgtagaaacaatttttttaggtGGAAAATGACAGATACATGTATGCCaaaaagtgtaaataaaaaatgctttttttttttcccttcagtTTCCCTTTAATACACAAGTTATTTTTATCACACACAATAATAAATGCACTTGGCGGAATTTTCATAAATTGACGCAGGCCGCGCTGCAGGAATCCTACAATAATAAGCCAATTAAAGAATGTAGACGTTATTTTTGTTAAATGATCATTTACAGGTTGCTTTTTCCAGTTTATTAGCCAAAGCTACCACTAAGCCTGGTTCTCACTATTTACGACAGCAGAGGCACAAGTATCAaaatggttagggttagggtttgcTTCTCAAATATTCAGGCCCACAAATATTGGCCTGCTCTCAACggagtggcttcgtagctcagttggtaattAAGAGCACTGCACTGGTCAGCAttacagaggtcatgggtttgaatcctgttAAAGTCACATGAATTTTTCTGATGTCTATAAACAATTTACAaacatttgtcaacaaaagatAAACTATCCTTGCTTTCCGCCATTGTTTGGAAAGCTGCCTTGGTAACCAGGTGTTTATCCTTGGAGGAAAAATGATTAACACTAATTATTCGCCATGGGCgaggtgaatattggtgaataattgttttagtataattacatctattaggtgattatttgaaaagtaTGCACTTTCTCTAAAACagttaatttcttcgtctgtcacctcaacaaaatggcttgtggccattttgaaaaactgcttaggtgattatagtgtaataatcacctcaagggcaaccaatcagcgcagagaattttcaataatcacctactgtaggtaattatactaattatgAAATAATTGCAGGAATCTGTAGGAATTTGTAGGACTCTTTTAGGAATCTACTACCATACATGGTGAACAgaaatattcaataatttttttttattgttaataatttattgagGTCATTAAATCGTTTTAAAAATACACAAgacttaataataattttattatgaaATCTTGTATTGTTAAACGATTTATGACCATAATAACATTACACTACCATGGTGAATGAAGCATCACAAAGTGGCTGGGCTTCCTTTTGAAGCTCTGCACGTGTCATGTATCCACGATAGTTGGGCTTCTGCAAAATAGACAGCAACTTTAACCAAGAGCAAGAACTTTTAAACTCTTGTGAGCTTTGTATTTTGATTGTTTGCATCGATACCTTATGACTTCATAATACTAATTACTATGCCTTTCATACAAATTAATTTAAGTGCCAACTTCCCACACAGTAAACAGACCAACAATAATGATTACTTGCAGTAGCTATTGCTATGTGCCAACGAGACAGTCAATACTATACGTACATgtatagtttgcagatttgtgtCCGAGTTCCATGTTTGGAACCaaacagtagttgtaatttcagtttttatttcaaagtactgCAATTCATCTTATCTAAGTTAACATTAACAAATAACACACCGGCCAAAATTGACAACAGTGGCCAATAAgaacatgaaaataaaaattaatgtaaaagaACACTCGAATCAAGTGtgcacaacacaatggtcagagAAATGCAAAATGTGTTTTCATTCACCTCCAAACCGGATCATAAATATCAATGTGAACGATGCTGCGTCATGCCAGTTTTATCTAATGGCATCACACATTAAAAGAAGagctttcattggttcttgaaggCACATGATAAGAGGCCTCTGTTCCCTTATCTTACAAATGTACATTTTCTCTGGAGGAGCGCTCAAAATTTTTCCTGCATACACAACACTCTCGCTCTTCAGCTCTATTAAGGATGCGCCTTATCAGCCTCGCATCTTCACTTGGCTTAGTCGTTGGCAATTATTctttaatttacaatttttgttgttactaCTTATCGGCAACCTAACAATATTTCATACAATAAATAAAGTGCTTCAAAACATTTGGCTACCGAGCATGAGGTACATGCAACAGTAGAAGTGGTTCAGGGGTCTCAGTAACAGTTCAACATTACATCATTATAAGTGGCATTAATGGCTATTtgacaaatcgaaagtggtccacaacattttgaccactgtgatgacgaatatcatttgtcgataagagtactgAGACAAttctgaaccactttcgatttgtttttttaaaacaaaatattcagcgccaaagaaatgtttatttcagagcatgACCAGAATCATGACACAacgaaagagcaagcgttgtttATAACTTTCTCGAAATATGATTGGTTGATTTTCCAAAAtcagcgttcctgattggctattgcaTTGCGCAACAAATTTACACGAGCAGGACGCGAGCAgtgttgtctagactcttatcgacaatggcaaattagccaatcagagtgggAGATTACAAGCACACGTGGTAAAAATCTCACTTGACTTTGCCTGTACAAGGTCAGCAACAAGGCAAAGGGGCCTGATCTGTAAGCTGGAATGTACTCACGAGTACTTTTCCTCCTCACTGGCTTTTTCTGAAAATATAAGTTGTACTCGCTAACATTAGAGGAGATAACTACAACAGatgctaaacaaaaaaaaactagtaATAATTCTTTAACCTTTTCCTTCCCAAGAATGATACATTATTTGATTTATACATCTGTATTGGAGTAAGGAATGTGATCACAGTGAACAGTGCCTTCAAAATCCTTGAATTCTGAgctatttataataattatgatgcATTCAATTAAAATTTATGTTCATATGGAGtacaacaataatttatttgtacCTAGAGTAAATAAGGATAGAGTGTTGGGCACCAGAGTAAGAAGTAAACTTGAGGTGAAGGGGCTACATGTAGTCtctgaagaaactgtggtgctatGTCAGtcaggaaaaaataaataatgtcGATAAGCGGTAAGGTAACTTAGCTACCACAAGAGAGATTGGTCAGCTGAAGCTTCGAGTATTTACCCTTTGTTAGAGCAAATATACGACTACCCATGAAACTAAGTCGAGAGCATCCTGAGCTATTCTAACTTCATACACAGTGTACACTGTACATATGATCAGATGATACCTTCTTCTTAGGAACCCTTTGAAATGCAGTATATTAAATATTAATGTAGTGGTTCAAATATTACCTGGTTCAAACTTTTTTAAACCAgttaaattttgattttccttaatgtttcagattatgataatgaatataCTAGActaagaaaaatcaaaatcaaactgctttaaaacattttaaccctgtaaaaatattttgaatcacAACATGTATAGGCCATATCAAACAATGTACCTTAGTTGTTGTCTTCCTTCCAAAATCAATGTCTACACCCAGTAAAGGTGGAGAAGGAACATTCAGTGATAAACCCGTGGGGTCCATTTCTCCTTTGTTGTTGTAATCTTCCTGAATACTGGCACTTTCTAAAACTGTGCACATTAAATGAACTGTTCTATTATTATACAATAGTTCAAGTTGACAAAATTTTGAATCCTGTAGATGGAACTCAGATTTCCTGTAACTGAAGGAAGGGGGAATGGTGGAGTTCAAATTAAGGGCATGATTAATAAAGGAATGGACCTACTTGTAATCCGTGTCAAAagacttcgggacacttgtcaaatttgggcgcaaagtagagaatttactgtacatgcttccaacAACGCAAAGcatgttctttgttttttgcaatgcggccgggattcgaacccgcgacctcccgcatgagaACCTGATGCTCCACCAACTGATCCACCGGTACGTGGTGACTCTCGAAGCAAGAGGTTCCCAGTTTATTGATCCTTGGTGACTTCAATgtctgttttgactttcctctgatctgtGTAGCTATAtatgtagctttaaatacccataaaatgGAGCAATGATGGAGAGAGGGGGTAAAGGGCACACCGTCAGCTTCCATTGACACCAGCCTcatagctgaaggaactaccatgttaaggacgttcgcgcccaaaatgttcccacgtacagctttttttttaacttgccacgcagaaaggtaatgatctacttatgccaaaaaggcaaaaaaaaaaaaaaaaatggggggtcaccatgctcgttttcgagatcatgaggtgcacttttagaagattgcgttactttaagacgatcttaggtTACAATTgtaagcaataaaaaagctacattagtgaaatttagatcaggtaaatgtactcaattcaacataactaatataactaaattaacctttgcagctgatgtctttttctgaggtgaaatagaccttgaaaaacgatacatattagtctaagaaagaaaacttcggtcgcacaagagcataaaaggcgaaatatatGTCACTTCTCatgcacagatttttttttttgttttttgttaaaatggacaaaatcagaaatGAAAGTAATCTacgaaaagaaaaataggggtcaccgagcattcaagagagtaaaatctctGCAAAGTTCTCAAAGCAATGGTATATTCGCAATGTCATGTCATTGCATGACATTTCCGAGAACCTGgatccacagctatcccatagtgccacatgctttcacgttccattcttgtggaaaatgtttgcacctttagcatcgtgtttaccttcgtggtctacgatgcatgacgtgtgcatgacatgcgcgaaaaatgcgcagtagcaatgggcgcaaaTGTCCTTAAATAAAGGGACTTAATTTTTACCTCTCTCCCACAAAAAATGCTACTGTTTTGAAGGAGTCAAGCAGGACTCTTAAAAAGGTAGGTGGTTTGAAAAGGGCTGAGACAACAGAAAAGGGTAATCAGCCAACTGTTTTTGACAACCCTAGACCAGCAAACAGTTACCGGCACCAAACAGAAACTACACAATTGCAACTGTACCTTCTTGATTGTGTGCATTATACTCTTCAAATGCTTTATCCAGCCGCCGAGCAATCATGTCTCCTGTGTATGCATGTACCAAAAATATACATTGTAAGTTTGCTGAACAATTTACCTACATGTACCAATtgcatatttcaaaattttccagccCAAAAGtaacagttacatgtacatgtattgagTTTGCTTGTCAAACACCAGACAAGTTTATCTTAAGTAATCAGTTCAAGAGAGATCAACTCCTTTAAATTAGAAACCTCTCCATCAGTTCAAAAAATCTctccattcaagaaaaaaaagcagtgcagcccagtggttattgaaacagtgacataattcatgtaAATATTGCTGTTATAGTCTGCAAAATGAATTgtacacacaacatgataaaactaatcTAAACCAACAGCAGGACTGGTACACTCATGGTAACTCGATGATAAGCCAAAAAGCAATCCTTAGCCCTTGTCACATACACTAAATGATCacgctttaaaataaattcttaatgtttatgGTTGGtacatcatgactgtaaataaaagctaaccattctagaacaagtgtttaggcttaaattgtgtaaactagtgcttaaaaccactcatgttattcttggtcaaaccagactgttaagtatttcaaacaagtcttgctatttctgtcctgctctgaatgctcagcaaaccttatttcagtaacctcttgaactaagtaaatgaatAGCAAATAGCTGTTATTAATGAAGTGTGAACTCttttgtgttcaacaaacattaaactactttcactgtttttgcaccagtacaattaaaattgtaccagttcaaaccattttgtaccagttcaatatattctgtaccagttcaaaaacaaattgtaccaaagtgcaaattgaactacaacatatacaCTGTATGTTTTGTCCTTTCCCGAATCATAATTTaaatgtacaaaagaaaaaaatatgctACTTTGATCTTCTTACAAAATCCTAACTGTGCAAAGAACATAAGGTGGACATCATGATCTGCAGTCTTTTTATATTACAGTACAGTACATCATTAATTTTACCAGTACTTGCCAATGTTATCAAGTATCATTGCATCCTTTCCACAGCTCAAAGGTAAAGGATACTTCCTCAAAGCTGCAGCTGCCTACAGCAAAAAGATATGAAAATACAATAATTGAATAATAACAATACTACAGTATTATCACATTTGTGGTGGCAACAAAACCACCAGAGTCCCTTTTGAACTTCCtagacctacatgtacatacatgtagaatAATTGTTGGACACAGATTCAAAAGGTAAGTTAACCACCAATTCTAAGACAGATTTGTGAGCTAATACTTTGAGACTTGGCCCTTCACCCTTCACCAGCAATATACTGCTGGGGGGTATCCGTGCGagggactagcatcccatccagggcgAAGTAACTGTTTTACTTTCTTTCCACTTACTACAACTTTAACACAGCCGCTACAGGTGCAGCGGACTGT
This genomic interval carries:
- the LOC137980495 gene encoding crossover junction endonuclease MUS81-like isoform X1, whose protein sequence is MKMASKRLKKQRECPNPLFLKWLEDWRDEAKQRNSKLQYTYGKAAAALRKYPLPLSCGKDAMILDNIGDMIARRLDKAFEEYNAHNQEVHLMCTVLESASIQEDYNNKGEMDPTGLSLNVPSPPLLGVDIDFGRKTTTKKKPVRRKSTREYIPAYRSGPFALLLTLYRQSQKPNYRGYMTRAELQKEAQPLCDASFTMPDPGSHYTAWSSMSTLTKKGLILKTNNPARYTLTDAGCVLVAKLENVTRSDSLTSTSNTSNPRLRGPSPPGCSEKNFTFSSVNPSTWENNKPEWDICVDIAKLSDPHKQEIHVERSANFTKVKEREKNNVEPKRIIEEDSVCASPEFVLRPGTFDILLCVDVNETSTGQAKSRKEGLAPELKKNGVQFDVRKLQLGDFLWVARERTFPTPGCLSVPVARELVLDHIVERKRMDDLCGSIIDGRFREQKFRLLHCGLKHPIYLVEDFGSIQHMSLPESTLQQAIVNTQVVDGFFVKRTHDLKESVAYLTVMTRYLQRIYSNKTLVSCSQRTLEEANSSTSRQTDKKYLMSFPDFNDSTVKNKVMTVREVFAKQLMQISGMSPDKAVAILDRYPTPKSLFDAYSLLSSVKDKELLLSALKCGKNQRNLGPTLSRLIYILYSSPTLS
- the LOC137980495 gene encoding crossover junction endonuclease MUS81-like isoform X2 → MKMASKRLKKQRECPNPLFLKWLEDWRDEAKQRNSKLQYTYGKAAAALRKYPLPLSCGKDAMILDNIGDMIARRLDKAFEEYNAHNQEVLESASIQEDYNNKGEMDPTGLSLNVPSPPLLGVDIDFGRKTTTKKKPVRRKSTREYIPAYRSGPFALLLTLYRQSQKPNYRGYMTRAELQKEAQPLCDASFTMPDPGSHYTAWSSMSTLTKKGLILKTNNPARYTLTDAGCVLVAKLENVTRSDSLTSTSNTSNPRLRGPSPPGCSEKNFTFSSVNPSTWENNKPEWDICVDIAKLSDPHKQEIHVERSANFTKVKEREKNNVEPKRIIEEDSVCASPEFVLRPGTFDILLCVDVNETSTGQAKSRKEGLAPELKKNGVQFDVRKLQLGDFLWVARERTFPTPGCLSVPVARELVLDHIVERKRMDDLCGSIIDGRFREQKFRLLHCGLKHPIYLVEDFGSIQHMSLPESTLQQAIVNTQVVDGFFVKRTHDLKESVAYLTVMTRYLQRIYSNKTLVSCSQRTLEEANSSTSRQTDKKYLMSFPDFNDSTVKNKVMTVREVFAKQLMQISGMSPDKAVAILDRYPTPKSLFDAYSLLSSVKDKELLLSALKCGKNQRNLGPTLSRLIYILYSSPTLS